A stretch of Linepithema humile isolate Giens D197 chromosome 3, Lhum_UNIL_v1.0, whole genome shotgun sequence DNA encodes these proteins:
- the Timp gene encoding metalloproteinase inhibitor 3 isoform X1, with translation MMFIVTDAVIKVIQMWRSLLWTHFLLLTALLAPVQRVAACSCKLAHPQTKFCESDFVAVMRVKKVLSVNEYEIAYKVKINRVFKSNPKADVALMQNLLWTPSSDGMCGMTLKVGETYVLSGRIVSGKALISLCGLSIRWAETTSRQRKGLRQLYQQGCACDILYTHWRRKGAVFESSGGKRCLWESTPGPQDCQEKYGVCLVAPGGSCSWVPSVPYKNCIKEYQRLREQQRSREP, from the exons ATGATGTTCATTGTTACAGACGCGGTGATAAAAGTAATTCAG ATGTGGCGATCACTTCTATGGACGCATTTTCTGCTGCTAACCGCGCTGTTAGCACCAGTGCAGAGGGTCGCAGCGTGCAGCTGTAAGCTAGCTCACCCTCAGACCAAGTTCTGCGAATCGGATTTTG TTGCCGTGATGAGAGTGAAAAAGGTTCTCTCCGTGAACGAGTACGAGATCGCTTACAAGGTCAAGATAAACAGGGTCTTCAAG TCCAATCCAAAGGCCGACGTGGCACTGATGCAGAACCTTTTATGGACTCCGTCCTCGGACGGAATGTGCGGCATGACACTGAAAGTCGGCGAGACTTACGTTCTCAGCGGTAGAATTGTCTCGGGAAAAGCACTCATATCGCTCTGCGGACTTTCGATAAGATGGGCCGAGACGACCAGCAGACAACGCAAGGGACTGAGACAGCTCTATCAACAGGGCTGCGCGTGTGAC ATTCTGTATACACATTGGAGGCGCAAGGGTGCCGTGTTCGAGTCCAGCGGCGGGAAGCGTTGCCTGTGGGAGAGCACACCAGGCCCGCAAGATTGCCAAGAAAAATACGGTGTTTGCCTGGTGGCGCCCGGTGGCTCCTGTTCCTGGGTTCCCTCGGTCccgtataaaaattgcatcaaGGAATATCAGCGCCTACGCGAGCAGCAAAGGTCACGGGAGCCGTAA
- the Timp gene encoding metalloproteinase inhibitor 3 isoform X2, whose product MWRSLLWTHFLLLTALLAPVQRVAACSCKLAHPQTKFCESDFVAVMRVKKVLSVNEYEIAYKVKINRVFKSNPKADVALMQNLLWTPSSDGMCGMTLKVGETYVLSGRIVSGKALISLCGLSIRWAETTSRQRKGLRQLYQQGCACDILYTHWRRKGAVFESSGGKRCLWESTPGPQDCQEKYGVCLVAPGGSCSWVPSVPYKNCIKEYQRLREQQRSREP is encoded by the exons ATGTGGCGATCACTTCTATGGACGCATTTTCTGCTGCTAACCGCGCTGTTAGCACCAGTGCAGAGGGTCGCAGCGTGCAGCTGTAAGCTAGCTCACCCTCAGACCAAGTTCTGCGAATCGGATTTTG TTGCCGTGATGAGAGTGAAAAAGGTTCTCTCCGTGAACGAGTACGAGATCGCTTACAAGGTCAAGATAAACAGGGTCTTCAAG TCCAATCCAAAGGCCGACGTGGCACTGATGCAGAACCTTTTATGGACTCCGTCCTCGGACGGAATGTGCGGCATGACACTGAAAGTCGGCGAGACTTACGTTCTCAGCGGTAGAATTGTCTCGGGAAAAGCACTCATATCGCTCTGCGGACTTTCGATAAGATGGGCCGAGACGACCAGCAGACAACGCAAGGGACTGAGACAGCTCTATCAACAGGGCTGCGCGTGTGAC ATTCTGTATACACATTGGAGGCGCAAGGGTGCCGTGTTCGAGTCCAGCGGCGGGAAGCGTTGCCTGTGGGAGAGCACACCAGGCCCGCAAGATTGCCAAGAAAAATACGGTGTTTGCCTGGTGGCGCCCGGTGGCTCCTGTTCCTGGGTTCCCTCGGTCccgtataaaaattgcatcaaGGAATATCAGCGCCTACGCGAGCAGCAAAGGTCACGGGAGCCGTAA